In the Candidatus Baltobacteraceae bacterium genome, one interval contains:
- a CDS encoding glycosyltransferase, which yields MAILAFGDEARAWARRFDEMDDQLIIVDPSGASSAFLTAIETKKRGEPVLAAIALDESRSSLAWALSATVLNKHKYRDDRMQMFEEIANHRAVFDGKPMAQMTTVDPRAFDTLRDFARMADVLVVRSWSEATRITRTLGIEPAEVRRVVSRKPLTLPGPKSDAEKIVLWAPELQTSHLGLLVYGLLDFHRPLVVICKSGTFRDPELDVRRPQAAGEVLADAAVVIDASLSDPHDAIELTRLGHRVATPMPNGAHEYVPGVSGYVPWMRRSIRESVQVALGRSPTTVAVQSPPALLRAPELRTNGPLTSLIVRTYNRPRFLERALESIASQTYRDIEAVVVNDAGEAVDDVVARFPFARLVVNEKNLGTTPSANVGLRAARGTYVGLLDDDDMIFPDHVSRLVDAMERIGGAAANSHAITCYLELTPFSDYAVYGYRVALARHIDRSDIYVRDPIAPMSMLMRRSVLEDLGGFEESVDFAEDWELWIRIAEHYDVQYVPYVTGIYSVRTDATNTVVTLAARFGSAYARIVELHPLVDRPQIDTMRQQMIDQHRGVDMTPRWGTPAIRFEPPRPLP from the coding sequence ATCGCGCTCTTCGCTCGCCTGGGCACTTTCGGCAACAGTGCTCAACAAACACAAGTACCGTGATGACCGGATGCAGATGTTCGAAGAGATCGCGAATCATCGTGCCGTCTTCGACGGGAAACCGATGGCGCAGATGACGACGGTCGATCCGCGCGCTTTTGATACCTTGCGCGATTTTGCGCGCATGGCCGACGTGCTCGTCGTGCGAAGCTGGTCCGAAGCGACGCGCATAACGCGCACGCTGGGAATCGAGCCGGCGGAAGTACGAAGAGTCGTATCGCGCAAACCCTTGACCTTGCCCGGTCCGAAGAGCGATGCCGAGAAAATCGTTCTGTGGGCGCCGGAGCTGCAAACCTCGCACCTCGGCTTGCTCGTCTACGGGCTTCTGGACTTCCATCGGCCGCTCGTCGTGATTTGCAAGAGCGGAACGTTTCGCGATCCGGAACTCGATGTTCGCCGGCCGCAGGCCGCCGGCGAGGTTCTTGCGGATGCAGCCGTTGTCATCGATGCGTCGCTCTCCGATCCGCACGACGCCATCGAGTTGACGCGCCTCGGACATCGTGTCGCGACGCCTATGCCCAACGGCGCGCACGAATACGTCCCGGGCGTAAGTGGATACGTGCCGTGGATGCGCCGCAGCATTCGTGAAAGCGTGCAGGTCGCGCTCGGGCGCTCGCCTACGACGGTGGCCGTGCAATCGCCGCCGGCTCTGCTGCGTGCGCCGGAACTTCGCACGAACGGCCCGCTGACGTCGCTCATCGTCCGCACGTATAATCGTCCGCGCTTTCTCGAACGGGCGCTCGAGAGCATCGCATCACAAACCTATCGCGACATCGAGGCCGTCGTCGTGAACGATGCGGGCGAGGCGGTCGACGACGTCGTGGCGCGGTTTCCATTCGCCCGCCTGGTCGTCAACGAGAAAAATCTTGGTACGACTCCGTCGGCGAACGTCGGCCTTCGCGCCGCGCGTGGAACCTACGTCGGCTTGTTGGATGACGATGACATGATCTTTCCCGATCACGTCTCGCGTTTGGTCGATGCAATGGAGCGGATCGGAGGGGCGGCCGCAAATTCGCACGCCATTACCTGCTATCTCGAGCTGACGCCCTTTTCGGACTACGCCGTTTACGGCTATCGCGTCGCGCTGGCGCGTCATATCGATCGTTCGGATATCTATGTGCGCGATCCGATTGCCCCGATGTCGATGCTCATGCGTCGTTCCGTTCTCGAGGATTTAGGCGGATTCGAAGAGTCCGTGGATTTTGCCGAGGATTGGGAGTTGTGGATCCGCATTGCGGAACACTACGACGTGCAATACGTCCCGTACGTAACCGGAATCTATTCGGTGCGCACCGATGCGACGAACACGGTCGTCACGCTCGCAGCACGCTTTGGAAGTGCGTACGCGCGGATCGTCGAGCTGCATCCGCTCGTCGATCGTCCGCAGATCGATACGATGCGGCAGCAGATGATCGATCAGCACCGCGGTGTGGACATGACGCCGCGCTGGGGAACGCCCGCGATTCGTTTCGAGCCGCCGCGTCCGCTGCCGTGA
- a CDS encoding glycosyltransferase family A protein produces the protein MIKAFGERAKRWAKSAQASGNIIAADESAFLEAVLEGVRRRARGESFGVAMFLDEDPNRFVRSWAAKLLSSAKTFDDRRGLCGAIAMGAVVVDGKRQPELSGIDGDAFAHARALWCLADSAVIISEAAYTRLAFVFGRWHLSRTEVVQGDITIPEPAAPAQDADHVVIWAGNRSADEIAITLCALEELHLPVYVVCKGGKIPDTIHRVTVEQAEPLLRSAAAIVDTSDDQPGTAIALARFGVPLAVARTSGAHEFVANVAPYDGWNRDSILAATLRALAGGSPHPVTLSPSTPLTLRSGQAKSKGSRSRAAVRERAPLVSVIAPTYNRRTLLPRALESIKRQDYPAVEIVVVNDAGEDISDIAERFGATLVRRDANGGHGAALNSGIERAAGKYIAFLDDDDIFFPDHLSSLVDALEGARAEVAHADALMGIRGAPDELVGFSPGAVTGVDIEEALVVCPFLGMISAVIRRDVFREVGLFDTALSPNDDYEMILRIALRYDWLHVDRVTSLWSFGGEYTHWLQRTGASYAGLYEEAYKRHPFPDRPLLAIRRRDFVQNIRAKGGIVLNVTSARLSKPARLKEEGPIGK, from the coding sequence GTGATCAAAGCATTCGGAGAGCGCGCCAAGCGCTGGGCGAAGAGCGCGCAGGCGAGCGGGAACATCATTGCCGCCGACGAGTCAGCGTTTCTCGAAGCGGTTCTCGAGGGTGTGCGCCGGCGTGCGCGCGGAGAGAGCTTTGGCGTCGCGATGTTTCTCGACGAAGATCCGAACCGTTTCGTGCGCAGTTGGGCTGCAAAGCTCTTGTCATCTGCGAAAACGTTCGACGATCGCCGGGGTCTCTGCGGCGCAATCGCAATGGGCGCGGTCGTCGTCGATGGAAAGCGTCAACCCGAGCTGAGCGGTATCGATGGCGACGCTTTCGCGCACGCGCGCGCGCTCTGGTGTTTGGCCGATAGCGCGGTCATCATTTCGGAAGCTGCCTACACCCGTCTCGCGTTCGTGTTCGGACGTTGGCACCTGTCGCGCACGGAAGTCGTGCAAGGTGATATAACGATCCCTGAACCTGCGGCACCCGCGCAAGATGCCGATCACGTCGTCATTTGGGCGGGCAATCGGAGCGCGGACGAGATCGCGATCACGTTGTGCGCGCTCGAAGAGCTGCATCTTCCGGTTTACGTCGTCTGCAAGGGCGGAAAGATTCCGGATACGATCCATCGCGTGACGGTTGAACAAGCAGAACCACTGCTTCGTTCGGCCGCAGCGATCGTTGATACGAGCGACGATCAACCCGGGACTGCAATTGCACTGGCACGCTTTGGCGTTCCGCTGGCGGTCGCGCGGACATCGGGTGCGCACGAGTTCGTCGCCAACGTCGCGCCCTATGACGGTTGGAACCGGGATTCAATTCTCGCTGCAACGCTCCGCGCACTCGCCGGCGGTTCGCCACATCCTGTTACCCTGAGCCCTTCGACTCCGCTTACGCTACGCTCAGGTCAGGCGAAGTCGAAGGGGAGCAGAAGTCGGGCCGCCGTTCGGGAGCGCGCTCCGCTCGTGAGCGTGATCGCACCGACCTACAATCGGCGAACGCTCCTGCCACGCGCACTCGAGAGCATCAAACGCCAAGATTATCCCGCGGTCGAGATCGTCGTCGTCAACGATGCAGGCGAGGATATCTCGGACATTGCAGAGCGTTTCGGCGCGACGCTCGTCAGACGTGACGCGAATGGCGGGCACGGAGCCGCGCTCAACTCGGGCATCGAGCGCGCGGCCGGCAAATACATCGCGTTCCTGGACGACGACGACATCTTTTTCCCCGATCATCTTTCCTCGCTCGTCGATGCCCTTGAGGGGGCACGCGCCGAGGTCGCGCACGCGGATGCACTTATGGGAATCCGCGGCGCCCCCGATGAGCTGGTCGGTTTTTCGCCGGGCGCCGTTACCGGCGTCGATATCGAAGAGGCGCTCGTCGTGTGTCCGTTCCTCGGAATGATCTCCGCCGTGATTCGCCGCGACGTTTTCCGCGAAGTCGGCTTGTTCGATACGGCGCTTTCCCCCAACGACGACTACGAGATGATCTTGCGCATCGCGCTTCGCTACGACTGGCTACATGTCGACCGGGTCACGTCGCTGTGGTCTTTCGGCGGCGAGTACACTCACTGGCTGCAGCGTACCGGTGCCTCGTACGCCGGTCTCTATGAGGAGGCGTACAAGCGTCACCCTTTCCCGGACCGGCCGCTTCTTGCGATCCGGCGGCGCGATTTCGTTCAGAACATTCGCGCCAAAGGCGGAATCGTTCTCAACGTCACGAGTGCGCGGTTAAGCAAGCCCGCGCGACTCAAGGAAGAAGGCCCGATAGGTAAGTGA